From Spirosoma aerolatum, one genomic window encodes:
- the cysK gene encoding cysteine synthase A has product MKATTILDTIGQTPHVRLNRLFPGYEVWTKLERANPGASIKDRIALAMIEDAEAQGMLRSGSTIIEPTSGNTGIGLAMVAAVKGYKIILVMPESMSIERRKIMAAYGAEFDLTPREKGMRGAIERAHDLVASTPGAWMPQQFENPANIDIHVRTTAQEILTDFPAGFDVLITGVGTGGHLTGVSEVLKQKFPAMKVYAVEPELSPVISGGAPGPHPIQGIGAGFIPQNLHTDLLDGTIQVSKDDAFEMARRSAREEGIFVGISSGASLAAIAKKLPAIPVGSRILTFCYDTGERYLSIDGLY; this is encoded by the coding sequence ATGAAAGCGACTACCATCCTCGATACCATTGGTCAAACTCCTCACGTTCGGTTAAACCGGCTATTTCCAGGTTATGAAGTCTGGACGAAGCTCGAACGAGCTAATCCGGGAGCCAGCATAAAGGATCGGATTGCCCTTGCCATGATCGAGGACGCCGAAGCCCAGGGGATGCTCCGAAGCGGTAGCACTATTATTGAACCGACATCCGGGAATACAGGCATTGGCCTGGCTATGGTAGCTGCGGTGAAAGGCTACAAAATCATTCTGGTCATGCCCGAATCAATGAGTATCGAACGTCGGAAAATTATGGCAGCCTACGGGGCCGAATTTGATCTGACTCCCCGCGAAAAAGGAATGCGTGGGGCTATTGAGCGGGCTCATGATCTGGTAGCGTCAACCCCCGGTGCCTGGATGCCCCAACAATTTGAGAATCCAGCCAATATTGATATCCATGTACGCACGACAGCCCAGGAAATCCTGACCGATTTTCCGGCAGGGTTCGATGTGCTGATTACAGGGGTGGGTACGGGTGGCCATTTAACAGGCGTAAGTGAGGTTTTGAAACAGAAATTTCCGGCGATGAAAGTCTATGCTGTTGAACCTGAACTGTCGCCTGTCATTAGCGGGGGAGCTCCTGGCCCCCATCCTATTCAGGGCATTGGCGCCGGATTTATTCCACAAAATCTGCATACCGATCTACTGGATGGTACCATTCAGGTAAGCAAAGACGACGCTTTTGAAATGGCTCGTCGGTCGGCCAGGGAAGAGGGAATTTTTGTCGGCATATCTTCGGGTGCATCGCTGGCTGCCATCGCTAAAAAGTTACCCGCTATTCCTGTAGGAAGTCGTATTTTGACGTTTTGTTACGATACCGGGGAACGGTATCTCTCTATTGATGGGTTGTATTAG
- a CDS encoding SAM-dependent methyltransferase has translation MAWYHNFFHGLPQEAWKAAQTEEQTQFDLELLVDTLEFGPGDQLLDIFCGYGRHALPLARMGAHITGIDISPEYVTEIQSLAKAEKLPITTVADDFLTIPASKLGNGNTFDAAYCLGNSFSFFSQADMLTFLTRIANLLKPGGRFLAHSEMIAESVLPDYQARNWLPIETADGESILFMVENDYVPLEGRIDSHLTYVKGGIVQTRLAQHYVYTLAQLRHLFTEAGLQIIDCYGTVTGDPFALGDEAVWILAEK, from the coding sequence ATGGCCTGGTACCATAACTTTTTTCACGGCCTCCCTCAGGAAGCCTGGAAGGCGGCACAAACCGAAGAGCAAACCCAGTTTGATCTAGAACTATTGGTCGATACGTTGGAGTTTGGTCCTGGCGATCAATTACTGGATATATTTTGTGGCTATGGTCGCCACGCATTGCCGCTTGCCCGGATGGGTGCGCATATTACAGGCATCGATATTTCGCCCGAGTATGTAACCGAAATCCAATCGTTGGCTAAGGCAGAGAAACTACCCATCACTACAGTCGCTGATGATTTTTTGACGATACCAGCGAGCAAGTTGGGTAATGGAAATACATTTGATGCAGCCTATTGTCTGGGTAATAGTTTTAGCTTCTTTTCTCAGGCTGATATGCTGACTTTTCTAACCCGAATAGCCAATTTATTAAAACCAGGCGGTCGGTTCTTAGCTCATTCTGAGATGATTGCAGAATCGGTGTTGCCTGACTACCAGGCTCGCAACTGGTTACCCATTGAGACGGCAGATGGCGAATCCATCCTGTTTATGGTTGAGAATGACTATGTGCCACTGGAGGGTCGGATTGATTCGCATCTGACGTATGTTAAGGGGGGGATTGTACAAACCCGACTGGCGCAGCATTACGTCTATACGTTAGCCCAACTGCGACATCTGTTTACGGAAGCAGGCCTGCAAATTATAGATTGTTACGGAACGGTTACAGGTGATCCCTTTGCGCTTGGGGATGAAGCAGTGTGGATACTGGCAGAAAAGTAA
- a CDS encoding TetR/AcrR family transcriptional regulator, with amino-acid sequence MEIIERKPRNREQTRSGILKTAKAIARREGWQAVSIRKIADAIEYSAPIVYEYFDSKDVLLDEIRNEGFRHLYQEYDRILTLYRDPEKRLFEISLVQWEFARQQPEIYQVMYNLDGALCSLPVHQSEAMQAVSRIVCKTIFSFIPKAEESIRRLYFQWWSVSHGMITLAMLLKNEQPIEQSEQVYRETMRRFVRDLR; translated from the coding sequence ATGGAAATAATTGAGCGTAAGCCGCGTAACCGTGAGCAGACCCGCTCCGGCATTTTAAAAACGGCTAAAGCTATCGCCCGTAGGGAAGGGTGGCAGGCTGTTTCGATTCGTAAGATCGCCGATGCCATTGAGTATAGTGCCCCCATTGTCTATGAGTACTTCGACAGCAAAGATGTGCTGTTGGATGAAATCCGAAACGAAGGTTTCCGCCACTTATATCAGGAGTATGACCGCATCCTGACCCTTTACCGGGACCCCGAAAAACGTCTGTTCGAAATATCGCTTGTGCAGTGGGAATTTGCCCGTCAGCAGCCTGAAATCTATCAGGTCATGTACAATTTAGATGGTGCGTTGTGTTCGCTGCCTGTTCATCAGTCCGAAGCGATGCAGGCTGTTAGTCGTATTGTATGCAAAACGATCTTCTCGTTTATTCCGAAAGCGGAGGAAAGTATCAGACGGCTCTATTTTCAGTGGTGGTCGGTTTCGCACGGGATGATTACCCTAGCGATGCTCCTGAAAAATGAACAGCCTATTGAGCAGTCGGAACAGGTCTATCGCGAAACCATGCGCCGGTTTGTACGTGATTTACGGTAA
- a CDS encoding ROK family protein encodes MKSYWGIDLGGTKIEGVVLSGPSPDAVLIRKRIDTEAQHGYEHILSQVGSLIDMLKAETGLKPERIGFSTPGTFDPSRQAMKNCNTTSLNGKPMKQDLARLLGLPIEIANDANCLALAEATMGIVPEVVPDYQSVFGVIMGTGVGGGIVVRSKHNKPYGRPFVLNGFQGLGGEWGHNTLEEKGYPCYCGKRGCVEQVISGPALQHYYQQISGEQRTMQEIMERYQQGNDLVASQTINRLLEYFGRAISVIVNIIDPDVIVIGGGVGNVDLLYTQGVERARKYVFNSGDLNTHFLKPKLGDSAGVFGAAML; translated from the coding sequence ATGAAATCATACTGGGGCATTGACCTTGGCGGAACTAAAATTGAAGGCGTAGTTCTTTCAGGACCTTCGCCTGATGCAGTCCTTATCCGAAAGCGCATTGATACCGAAGCACAGCATGGTTACGAGCATATTTTAAGTCAGGTTGGTTCCCTGATCGACATGCTCAAAGCCGAAACCGGATTAAAACCTGAACGGATTGGCTTCTCTACGCCCGGAACCTTCGACCCGTCGCGTCAGGCCATGAAGAACTGTAATACTACCTCCCTGAATGGGAAACCCATGAAGCAGGATTTGGCTCGCCTGCTTGGCCTACCGATCGAAATTGCTAATGATGCCAACTGTCTGGCTTTGGCCGAAGCTACGATGGGCATTGTCCCCGAGGTAGTTCCCGATTATCAGAGTGTGTTTGGTGTGATTATGGGCACAGGAGTTGGCGGAGGCATAGTGGTTCGCAGCAAACATAATAAGCCCTACGGCCGCCCGTTTGTGCTCAACGGTTTTCAGGGACTGGGGGGTGAATGGGGCCATAACACGCTGGAAGAAAAAGGTTATCCTTGTTATTGTGGCAAGCGTGGCTGTGTGGAACAGGTAATTTCTGGCCCTGCTCTCCAGCATTATTATCAGCAAATCAGTGGTGAGCAGCGCACCATGCAGGAAATCATGGAGCGATACCAGCAAGGCAATGACCTGGTAGCCAGCCAAACTATTAACCGCTTACTGGAATACTTTGGCCGGGCCATATCGGTCATTGTTAACATCATTGACCCCGATGTCATTGTTATCGGTGGTGGCGTAGGGAACGTCGATTTACTGTATACGCAAGGCGTAGAACGCGCCCGTAAATACGTGTTCAATAGTGGCGATCTGAACACCCACTTCCTGAAACCCAAACTAGGCGATAGCGCCGGTGTTTTTGGCGCAGCCATGTTGTAG
- a CDS encoding serine O-acetyltransferase has product MTTATNTFLDHLQAQRSQYRYKLPSRPDAGRFIDQLMRLLFPVTQDCKSVSQHVEETYQALHEQLIKLLCPLEKNLSASPEAITDQFFDRLPAIYDDLLLDAHSIADNDPASIGVEEVVAVYPGFYAIAVYRIAHELMNQNVPLLPRMLTEYAHGQTGIDIHPGARIGRSFFIDHGTGVVIGETTVIGNNVKIYQGVTLGATYVAKNMAQKKRHPTIQNNVVIYANATILGGHTVVGHDSVIGGNVWLTSSVEPHSLVFHQHQTEVRLKSLETVEPINFVI; this is encoded by the coding sequence ATGACCACGGCGACCAATACGTTTCTCGATCATTTACAGGCCCAACGCTCTCAGTATCGCTACAAACTCCCTTCACGACCCGACGCCGGTCGATTTATCGACCAGTTAATGCGGCTGTTATTTCCCGTTACACAGGATTGCAAGTCCGTTTCGCAGCACGTCGAAGAAACCTATCAGGCGTTACATGAGCAGCTTATCAAGCTATTGTGCCCACTTGAAAAGAATTTATCGGCCAGCCCCGAAGCGATTACCGACCAGTTTTTCGACCGGTTACCTGCGATTTATGACGACCTGTTGCTCGATGCTCACTCCATAGCCGACAATGATCCTGCGTCAATTGGGGTTGAAGAAGTGGTTGCAGTTTATCCGGGTTTTTATGCGATTGCCGTCTACCGAATTGCCCATGAACTAATGAATCAAAACGTTCCTCTGCTACCTCGCATGTTGACGGAGTACGCACATGGACAAACGGGTATCGATATTCACCCCGGCGCTCGGATTGGTCGGTCATTTTTTATCGATCATGGTACGGGGGTCGTTATCGGCGAAACAACGGTGATTGGTAATAACGTCAAAATCTACCAGGGGGTTACGCTCGGCGCAACGTATGTGGCCAAAAATATGGCGCAGAAAAAGCGACACCCAACTATTCAAAATAACGTGGTGATTTATGCCAATGCTACCATATTGGGCGGTCATACCGTAGTGGGGCACGATTCGGTCATTGGAGGCAACGTTTGGCTAACCAGCAGTGTAGAACCCCATTCGCTCGTATTTCACCAACATCAAACAGAGGTTCGTTTAAAGTCACTGGAGACTGTTGAACCGATCAATTTTGTCATTTAA
- a CDS encoding YitT family protein translates to MTQQSTSFRLIKDYIFIIAGVLSAGLGIKGFLTSSHFIDGGVTGISMLLATLFKVPLPIWLLLINLPFIGLGYRQFGRQFAFRSTLAIAGLSISLAVIPFPDVTPDLLLTAVFGGFFIGAGIGLTIRGGAVLDGTEIAALLISRGSPVLKVSDVILVLNILIFGAAAFFLGVSPALYSMITYFAASKTVDFVIHGIEEYTAILIISKQHEAIRLRIIDKGWGLTILKGQGGYGKHGSHQHTDSVLYTVVTRLEISRLRSIALEIDPNAFIIQHSVDDVAGGKVKSLPLH, encoded by the coding sequence ATGACTCAACAATCGACTTCTTTTCGACTGATAAAAGATTATATTTTCATTATTGCCGGAGTACTTAGTGCTGGATTGGGCATCAAAGGTTTTCTTACATCAAGCCATTTTATCGACGGAGGAGTTACTGGTATTTCGATGCTTCTGGCTACGCTGTTCAAGGTTCCCCTACCTATTTGGCTGCTGTTAATTAACCTTCCCTTCATCGGACTAGGTTATCGGCAGTTTGGTCGTCAGTTCGCATTCAGAAGTACGCTGGCCATTGCCGGGCTATCGATAAGCCTGGCGGTTATTCCTTTTCCCGACGTCACCCCTGATCTTCTTCTGACCGCTGTTTTTGGGGGATTCTTTATTGGGGCCGGTATTGGTCTGACCATCCGTGGTGGCGCCGTGCTGGATGGGACAGAGATAGCAGCCCTCCTCATCAGCCGGGGTAGCCCTGTACTGAAAGTTAGCGATGTTATTCTGGTACTTAATATACTCATATTCGGCGCAGCCGCTTTCTTTTTAGGGGTAAGCCCTGCCCTGTATTCAATGATCACCTATTTTGCTGCTTCCAAAACCGTTGACTTTGTCATTCATGGTATTGAAGAATACACGGCTATATTGATTATCTCCAAACAGCATGAAGCCATTCGATTGCGAATCATTGATAAAGGCTGGGGGCTTACGATCCTGAAAGGCCAGGGTGGATACGGTAAACATGGTAGCCACCAACATACCGACAGCGTGTTGTATACCGTTGTAACTCGCCTGGAAATTAGCCGATTACGATCAATTGCACTGGAAATCGACCCCAATGCTTTTATCATTCAGCACAGTGTCGACGATGTGGCGGGGGGTAAAGTAAAAAGCCTACCGTTGCATTAA
- a CDS encoding outer membrane beta-barrel family protein encodes MAFRLRICLLLLILFAGSSFAFAKKDPVLSGIVRDPAGSTVEFATVALHRASDSTVVKTEFSDASGNFHFDHLPAGNYFVSASQVGFERVQTAPFAIASDDKLLAPILLKPSSKTQLKEVTVQARKPLFERETDRIVVNVDGSPLSAGATSLEVLSRSPGVTVDQNDNLALRGKQGVLVLIDGKRVPMTGTELAEMLRGLPANSVDKIELITNPPAKYDAAGSAGIISIKLKKDSRQGTNGSVNASYGYGQYGKLTSGISLNHRHKKVNLFGSFNHNDRNVYTRLTVHRDFYLNSLFAGSSDQDNVGKTRYISETYRAGLDYTLSKRTLMGVVVNGLVMNAEAHIPNVTQTYDERGALQSSYQSANRRNLSTPNTAVNMNLKHSFDSTGRRELTADADYAHYETHRLQNLATTFSVPVRPATILDGNLNGNLDISSVKVDYVHTLKNKMRLEAGVKMSWVRSDNNVLFTNTSEGKTVIDTGKSNQFRYEENINAAYINVSRTIKKTSIQAGLRGEQTNAKGLQLVGNDGFERRYFQLFPSVFIKQTLSKSHDLGISLSRRIDRPTYNQLNPFRAYIDATTYFSGNPSLYPQSSYNIELTHTFKQKFITSFSYSRTDQPIISVVQPAPEGNRQVVSTFQNLTRSDYYGLTLTVPMQPTSWWTMDNNIVAYYNRFIGDLAGTSLNTGLPAYSINVANILTLGKGWTADLGGFYQSHQLYGFFDIRPQGQLNVGLQKSMWAKKGVLKLNMTDIFYTSPLRATSTYNNYIEQLNQRQDTRVATISFSYRFGSDTVTPSRRRTGGAEEEKRRAGSAS; translated from the coding sequence ATGGCGTTTCGTTTACGTATTTGTTTACTTCTTCTCATTCTATTCGCGGGTAGCAGCTTCGCCTTTGCGAAAAAAGATCCTGTGCTCAGCGGTATCGTTCGCGATCCAGCAGGCTCAACGGTCGAATTTGCTACGGTAGCCTTACACCGGGCTTCTGATTCGACCGTTGTTAAAACCGAATTCAGCGATGCATCGGGCAACTTTCATTTCGATCATCTGCCCGCCGGAAATTACTTTGTATCGGCCTCGCAGGTTGGTTTCGAGCGGGTACAAACGGCTCCCTTTGCTATTGCCTCCGACGACAAATTGCTTGCTCCTATCCTACTGAAACCCAGTAGCAAAACCCAGCTCAAAGAAGTAACCGTTCAAGCCCGTAAGCCCCTTTTTGAACGAGAAACCGACCGGATCGTGGTTAATGTCGATGGGAGTCCACTAAGTGCAGGAGCCACCTCCCTCGAAGTTCTCAGCCGTTCGCCCGGTGTCACCGTCGATCAGAACGATAATCTGGCTTTACGAGGCAAACAGGGGGTGCTGGTACTGATTGATGGCAAACGTGTACCGATGACTGGCACCGAACTCGCTGAAATGCTGCGGGGACTTCCAGCAAATTCGGTGGACAAAATTGAACTCATCACGAATCCACCTGCCAAATACGACGCGGCTGGCAGCGCTGGCATTATTTCCATTAAACTCAAAAAAGATAGTCGGCAGGGAACCAATGGGAGCGTGAATGCCAGTTATGGGTACGGTCAGTATGGCAAGCTCACGAGTGGCATTTCGCTGAATCATCGCCACAAAAAAGTGAATCTGTTCGGCAGTTTCAACCACAATGACCGAAATGTATATACTCGTCTGACAGTCCACCGCGATTTTTATCTGAACAGTCTGTTTGCCGGAAGCAGTGATCAGGATAACGTTGGCAAAACCCGGTACATATCCGAAACCTACCGGGCAGGACTGGATTATACGCTATCGAAACGAACGCTGATGGGCGTTGTTGTGAATGGTTTAGTTATGAACGCGGAGGCCCATATTCCGAACGTTACCCAAACCTATGATGAACGGGGTGCCTTACAATCCAGCTATCAGTCAGCCAATCGCCGGAACCTATCCACACCCAACACGGCGGTCAACATGAACCTCAAACATAGTTTCGACTCAACAGGTCGTCGTGAGTTAACGGCCGACGCGGATTACGCCCATTACGAAACGCACCGCCTGCAAAATCTGGCCACAACTTTTTCGGTTCCTGTACGACCCGCAACGATCCTGGATGGCAATCTGAATGGTAACCTGGATATTAGTTCGGTAAAAGTTGATTACGTTCATACGTTGAAAAACAAGATGCGTCTGGAAGCAGGTGTGAAAATGAGTTGGGTTCGCTCTGACAATAACGTGCTGTTTACAAATACCAGCGAAGGAAAAACCGTAATAGACACAGGCAAGAGTAATCAGTTCCGTTACGAAGAAAACATCAATGCGGCTTACATTAATGTTAGCCGCACCATCAAAAAAACCTCGATTCAGGCGGGTCTACGAGGTGAGCAAACCAATGCAAAGGGGCTACAACTTGTTGGAAACGATGGTTTTGAACGGCGTTACTTCCAGCTATTCCCCAGCGTATTCATCAAACAGACCCTATCGAAAAGTCACGATTTAGGTATATCGCTCAGCCGTCGAATCGACCGTCCGACTTACAATCAACTCAATCCATTCCGGGCCTATATTGATGCCACAACGTACTTTTCGGGTAATCCGTCGCTGTATCCTCAATCAAGCTACAACATTGAACTGACGCATACATTTAAGCAGAAATTCATTACGTCGTTCAGTTATAGCCGTACCGACCAACCCATTATCAGCGTGGTTCAACCAGCCCCCGAAGGCAATCGCCAGGTGGTGTCGACCTTCCAGAATTTAACCCGTTCGGATTACTACGGCCTCACGTTGACGGTTCCTATGCAACCCACAAGCTGGTGGACGATGGATAACAATATTGTGGCGTACTATAACCGATTCATAGGTGATCTGGCGGGCACTTCGCTCAATACGGGTTTACCTGCCTACAGTATCAATGTAGCCAATATATTGACGCTCGGAAAAGGTTGGACTGCCGACCTGGGGGGCTTCTATCAATCGCATCAGTTGTATGGCTTCTTCGACATTCGTCCGCAGGGGCAGCTTAATGTAGGTCTGCAAAAGTCAATGTGGGCGAAGAAAGGAGTGCTGAAACTGAATATGACCGACATTTTCTACACCAGCCCTTTACGCGCAACGTCGACCTATAACAACTACATTGAACAACTCAACCAACGTCAGGACACGCGCGTGGCGACCATTTCGTTTTCGTACCGCTTCGGCAGTGATACGGTAACTCCATCGCGCCGACGGACGGGTGGTGCTGAAGAGGAAAAACGTCGGGCGGGAAGCGCTTCGTAG
- a CDS encoding SDR family oxidoreductase, protein MHIAIVGATGMLGQPVTRELIRAGFAVRLIARDVAKTKAMFPNVDVVSANLRNVDALHNALAGIDTVYLNLSIRQDEKQSDFHTEAEGLQNLIRAAQSTGIKRIGYLSSIIIRYQGMNGFRWWVFDVKQAAIELIKASGISYSIFYPSCFMDSLNGTQRAGRFILLVGRSGVKPMYIAASDYGRQVARAFQMGQDKRNQEYVIQGPEAITQHEAAERFIKAYKKEKLSLLTTPPILMKLGRLFSAQADYGYSITDALNNYPEVFESQKTWDDLGKPTTTIEQFAGSL, encoded by the coding sequence ATGCACATTGCTATAGTGGGTGCCACAGGTATGTTGGGACAGCCTGTCACCCGTGAACTGATTCGGGCCGGTTTTGCCGTCCGCCTGATTGCCCGTGATGTGGCCAAAACCAAGGCAATGTTCCCGAACGTTGACGTCGTTTCTGCCAATTTGCGTAATGTTGATGCGCTACATAATGCGTTGGCGGGCATAGATACTGTTTATTTGAACCTATCCATCAGGCAGGACGAAAAACAATCCGATTTTCATACCGAAGCCGAAGGACTGCAAAACCTGATTCGGGCTGCTCAATCAACAGGCATTAAACGGATTGGGTACCTCTCGTCGATTATCATTCGCTATCAGGGGATGAATGGTTTTCGATGGTGGGTCTTTGACGTGAAGCAGGCGGCCATAGAACTAATTAAGGCATCCGGCATTTCCTACAGTATTTTCTATCCGTCCTGCTTTATGGACTCTCTGAACGGAACCCAGCGGGCCGGGCGGTTTATTTTGCTCGTTGGACGTTCGGGGGTTAAGCCTATGTACATAGCCGCCAGCGATTATGGCAGGCAAGTAGCCAGGGCGTTTCAGATGGGGCAGGACAAACGAAATCAGGAGTATGTGATTCAGGGGCCGGAAGCGATCACACAACACGAAGCGGCTGAACGCTTTATAAAAGCATATAAAAAAGAAAAGTTAAGTCTGTTGACAACACCTCCGATTTTAATGAAGTTAGGCCGTCTTTTCTCCGCACAAGCAGATTATGGCTATTCTATTACCGACGCGCTGAATAACTACCCCGAAGTGTTTGAATCGCAAAAAACCTGGGATGACTTGGGTAAGCCGACCACAACAATCGAGCAATTTGCGGGTAGTTTATAA